A region from the Neurospora crassa OR74A linkage group V, whole genome shotgun sequence genome encodes:
- a CDS encoding oleate-induced peroxisomal protein, whose translation MSLKNDKFPSSAAFDAINSALTGSEADRKDAIKQGNAVFAFVLKNAAGETDEWHIDLKNKGEVGKGLGEKPTVTLSLSDADFASLVAGKANAQRLFMSGKLKIKGDVMKATKLDPILKKAQTKAKL comes from the exons ATGTCTCTCAAAAACG ACAAGTTCCCTTCATCCGCGGCCTTTGACGCCATCAACAGCGCTCTCACCGGCAGCGAAGCTGACCGCAAAGACGCCATCAAGCAGGGCAACGCCGTCTTTGCTTTTGTCCTCAAGAACGCTGCCGGCGAGACCGACGAGTGGCATATTGACCTCAAGAACAAGGGCGAGGTTGGCAAGGGTCTTGGCGAGAAACCTACCG TcaccctctccctttccGATGCCGACTTTGCCAGCCTCGTTGCCGGCAAGGCTAACGCTCAGCGCCTCTTCATGTCCGGCAAGCTCAAGATCAAGGGCGATGTCATGAAGGCCACCAAGCTCGACCCCATCCTCAAGAAGGCGCagaccaaggccaagctcTAA
- a CDS encoding RNA polymerase II transcription factor B subunit 5 translates to MPRAIRGVLIQCEPAIKSIIVHLDSVNNDIIIEDLDEQTLVVKENMVQLLKQKLEDRLKETYRPEEPLADSD, encoded by the exons ATGCCGAGAGCAATCAGAG GTGTACTCATCCAGTGCGAACCAGCCATCAAGTCCATCATCGTTCACTTGGATAGTGTTAACAACGATATCATCATCGAAGATCTTGATGAGCAGACCCTGGTTGTTAAGGAAAACATGGTGCAACTGCTCAAACAGAAACTCGAGGAC CGCCTGAAGGAAACATACAGGCCCGAGGAACCGCTGGCAGATAGTGACTAG
- a CDS encoding enoyl-CoA hydratase/isomerase produces the protein MAQQQQQPQLKGYTSYKHFNVTSAGPAFVVHVEINRPAKLNAFFEAMWLELGQIFRQLSSDPDVRAVVLSGAGDRGFTAGLDIHAASSNNQLQSSGALDVGRKAAQLRRYITEFQDSISAIELCEKPVIVVLHAISLGLAIDIACAADIRLCTRDVRLAVKEVDIGLAADIGTLSRLPKAVGNFSWVKEVCMSAREFGATEAQQVGFVSQVLDSKVAALDQAIKLAGLIAGKSPIAVQGTKELLNHARDHSVSESLRYTTVWNSAALQSRDMMDALSASVQKKKPVFSKL, from the exons AtggcgcaacaacaacaacaaccccaactcAAAGGATATACATCCTACAAACACTTCAATGTGACCTCCGCGGGGCCTGCCTTCGTCGTGCACGTGGAGATCAACCGTCCTGCCAAACTCAACGCCTTTTTCGAGGCCATGTGGCTGGAGTTGGGCCAGATCTTCCGGCAGCTGTCGTCGGACCCGGACGTGCGGGCCGTGGTGCTCTCGGGCGCCGGTGACCGGGGTTTCACGGCGGGTTTGGACATCCACGCGGCCAGCTCGAACAACCAGCTGCAGTCGAGCGGCGCCCTCGACGTCGGGCGCAAGGCGGCCCAGTTGAGAAGATACATTACTGAATTTCAGGATAGCATTTCGGCTATTGAATTGTGCGAGAAAC ccgtcatcgtcgtcctccacgCCATCTCCCTCGGCCTCGCCATCGACATCGCCTGCGCCGCCGACATTCGGCTCTGCACGCGTGACGTTCGGCTGGCCGTCAAGGAGGTCGACATCGGCCTGGCCGCCGACATTGGCACGCTGAGCCGGCTGCCCAAGGCCGTCGGCAACTTCTCGTGGGTGAAGGAGGTATGCATGTCGGCAAGAGAGTTTGGCGCGACCGAGGCGCAACAGGTCGGCTTCGTCAGCCAAGTTCTCGACAGCAAGGTGGCTGCCCTGGATCAGGCGATCAAGCTGGCGGGCTTGATTGCTGGGAAGAGCCCGATTGCTGTACAGGGAACTAAGGAGTTGTTGAACCACGCAAGGGACCATTCGGTTTCTGAAA GCTTACGGTATACCACCGTCTGGAACTCGGCTGCTTTGCAATCAAGAGATATGATGGACGCGTTATCGGCTAGtgtgcagaagaagaagcccgtCTTTTCAAAGCTTTAA